From Maylandia zebra isolate NMK-2024a linkage group LG11, Mzebra_GT3a, whole genome shotgun sequence, one genomic window encodes:
- the LOC101466570 gene encoding serum amyloid P-component-like yields the protein MLLVLLLVMLTSCTAIPQNLANKIFTFPQQTNTAHVRVTTSRQDLKAVTVCFRSFTDLNRDHSLFSLATPSADNNFLIFKKAANGLFELWARGKSNTVEGIAYKLNTWHSICSTWNATSGLVQLWVDGVPSSRKFTSSGSNINGPIIIVLGQEQDTHGGGFDINQSFVGMISDVHMWDRTLSSCEIQNYSNNLSFTAGNVLNWYAFEFQTVGRVLIENKQELCQ from the exons atctgGCAAATAAAATATTCACCTTCCCACAACAAACCAATACAGCTCATGTGAGGGTGACTACATCAAGACAAGATCTGAAGGCTGTAACCGTGTGTTTCAg gTCCTTTACTGACCTCAATAGAGACCATTCCTTGTTCTCTCTGGCTACACCCTCTGCTGACAATAACTTCCTGATATTCAAGAAAGCTGCAAATGGCTTATTTGAACTGTGGGCCAGGGGCAAGTCGAATACAGTTGAAGGGATTGCCTACAAGTTGAACACATGGCATTCTATTTGTTCCACTTGGAACGCTACCTCTGGACTCGTGCAGCTGTGGGTCGATGGAGTCCCCTCAAGTAGAAAATTCACCAGCTCTGGATCCAACATCAATGGACCCATTATCATTGTCTTAGGACAG GAACAGGATACCCATGGTGGGGGATTTGACATCAATCAGTCCTTTGTTGGCATGATATCCGATGTCCACATGTGGGACCGCACCCTTTCCTCCTGTGAGATCCAGAACTACTCGAATAATCTGAGCTTCACAGCAGGCAATGTGCTGAACTGGTATGCGTTTGAGTTTCAGACAGTTGGAAGAGTGCTgatagaaaacaaacaagagttGTGTCAATAG